CCAGTTACGCATAGCGTGTCGTGTAAAAGACCATTCAAATGGATGAGCAGAGCGATTATTATACTTATCTAAGGATGTGTAGAGGTGGTTTATGAATTTATCTTTATCATTCCATGAACCACGTTTAATATACTTATTAGAAAAGATGTTGAGCAGGATTTCAGCCTGATTTAACCAAGAAGCATGAAATGGT
The DNA window shown above is from bacterium and carries:
- a CDS encoding IS630 family transposase — translated: PFHASWLNQAEILLNIFSNKYIKRGSWNDKDKFINHLYTSLDKYNNRSAHPFEWSFTRHAMRNWYSCKICPP